From a single Hymenobacter sp. YIM 151500-1 genomic region:
- a CDS encoding GEVED domain-containing protein, with protein MTLPLPRLFSPYRPLIPALLLSLGLLASGAAHAQQAACPPATGFCTISTAVPTTAAFGMGIVNVTLGSLNNTTPASADGSYRDYACTLAPAQLTVGTDAALSVRTNPSADENVRVWLDLNNDGTFSPTSELVFSSDAKRLHTGTIRLPSSTVTGVRLRLRVAADYANSAVPTPCSRPEYSQIEDYAIIASLPTAAPVAEFVANQPQTCSGTVQFTDQSQNAPTSWLWNFGDGATSTQQNPSHTYTTAGTYTVTLTATNSQGSNTRTRTNYVVYSAQAPVRATCTPATAAYCCNYGITQFALGTFSNTSADGRAGYEDFTCAGQISVTEGVRSTLRLTTSPTNPQDTRVWLDLNNDGTFAATELLFQALNTTNPTGQVLIPAGTPRNQPLRLRVVSDFVGSGFTACAGVQLGQAEDYTVVVQPNTSPPVVAFTSSYVPGSCQTPIRFTDQSQNAPTSWLWDFGDGNTSTQQNPSHTYTASGTYTVRLTATNAFGSASATLASPVVVTVPCLTYCASTGQASSNFWITTVRLSLNGQTTFTSNSGADANGYGNYLDRVMQLQAGTSPTMTVTGNASFQRSTSVWIDLNGDGFFATTELLANTSGGEPASFTFAVPAQYRGPALTRLRLISRLNFNQAAACVTNQFNAETEDYTVRITGGTTTNTQAALHLPALSVFPNPTADGHLTLRLPDPTAAGLYTATVETLHGAQVLTKALRLSPATDAALDLSALPAGVYVLRLRDAQGREAIRRMARD; from the coding sequence ATGACGCTACCTTTACCCCGGCTGTTTTCCCCATATCGTCCACTCATTCCGGCCCTGCTGCTCAGCCTGGGGCTGCTGGCTTCCGGCGCGGCCCATGCCCAGCAGGCCGCCTGCCCGCCAGCTACGGGCTTCTGCACCATCAGCACGGCGGTGCCCACCACGGCGGCTTTCGGCATGGGCATCGTGAACGTGACGCTGGGCAGCCTCAACAACACCACGCCGGCCAGCGCTGACGGCTCCTACCGGGATTATGCCTGCACCCTGGCCCCGGCCCAGCTCACGGTGGGGACTGATGCCGCCCTGAGCGTGCGCACCAACCCCAGCGCCGACGAAAACGTGCGCGTGTGGCTGGACCTCAACAACGACGGCACCTTCAGCCCCACCTCCGAGCTGGTGTTCAGCTCTGACGCCAAGCGCCTGCACACGGGCACCATTCGCCTGCCCAGCTCTACCGTTACGGGGGTGCGCCTGCGCCTGCGCGTGGCCGCCGACTACGCCAACTCGGCCGTGCCCACGCCCTGCTCCCGGCCCGAATACTCGCAGATCGAGGACTACGCCATCATTGCCAGCCTGCCCACCGCGGCGCCCGTGGCCGAGTTCGTGGCCAATCAGCCCCAGACCTGCTCGGGCACGGTGCAGTTTACGGACCAGAGCCAGAACGCGCCCACCAGCTGGCTGTGGAACTTCGGCGACGGTGCCACCAGCACCCAGCAAAACCCCAGCCACACCTATACCACCGCCGGCACTTACACCGTCACGCTGACGGCCACCAACAGCCAGGGCAGCAACACCCGCACCCGCACCAACTACGTGGTGTACAGCGCCCAGGCGCCGGTGCGCGCCACCTGCACGCCGGCCACCGCAGCCTACTGCTGCAACTACGGCATCACGCAGTTTGCCCTGGGCACGTTCAGCAACACCTCCGCCGACGGGCGGGCGGGCTACGAGGACTTCACCTGCGCGGGCCAGATTTCGGTGACGGAAGGCGTCCGCTCGACCCTGCGCCTGACCACCAGCCCCACCAACCCCCAGGACACCCGCGTGTGGCTGGACCTGAACAACGACGGCACGTTTGCGGCCACTGAGCTGCTGTTTCAGGCCCTGAACACCACCAACCCCACCGGCCAGGTGCTGATTCCGGCCGGCACCCCGCGCAACCAGCCCCTGCGCCTGCGGGTGGTATCGGACTTTGTGGGCTCGGGCTTCACGGCCTGTGCCGGCGTGCAGCTCGGGCAGGCCGAAGATTATACCGTGGTGGTGCAGCCCAACACCTCACCGCCCGTCGTGGCCTTTACTTCCAGCTACGTGCCGGGCTCCTGCCAAACGCCGATTCGGTTTACCGACCAAAGCCAGAACGCGCCCACCAGCTGGCTGTGGGACTTCGGCGACGGCAACACCAGCACCCAGCAGAACCCCAGCCACACCTACACCGCCTCCGGCACCTACACCGTGCGGCTGACGGCTACCAACGCCTTCGGCTCGGCCTCGGCCACGCTGGCCTCGCCGGTGGTCGTGACGGTGCCGTGCCTGACCTACTGCGCCTCCACGGGCCAGGCGTCCAGCAACTTCTGGATTACGACGGTACGGCTGTCGTTGAACGGGCAGACCACGTTCACCAGCAACTCCGGCGCCGACGCCAACGGCTACGGCAACTACCTCGACCGGGTGATGCAGCTCCAGGCCGGCACCAGCCCCACGATGACCGTAACGGGCAACGCCTCTTTTCAGCGCAGCACTTCGGTCTGGATTGACTTGAACGGGGATGGGTTCTTTGCCACGACGGAGCTGCTGGCGAATACCAGCGGCGGGGAGCCGGCCAGCTTCACGTTTGCGGTGCCGGCGCAGTACCGCGGGCCGGCCCTCACGCGCCTGCGCCTGATCAGCCGCCTCAACTTCAACCAGGCGGCCGCCTGCGTGACCAACCAGTTCAACGCCGAAACCGAGGACTACACGGTGCGGATAACGGGGGGCACGACCACCAACACGCAGGCGGCCCTGCACCTGCCGGCCCTGAGCGTGTTTCCGAACCCCACCGCCGACGGCCACCTGACCCTGCGCCTACCCGACCCCACGGCGGCCGGCCTGTACACGGCCACCGTCGAAACCCTGCACGGGGCCCAGGTGCTGACCAAGGCCCTGCGCCTGAGCCCGGCCACCGATGCCGCCCTCGACCTGAGCGCCCTGCCGGCCGGCGTGTACGTGCTGCGCCTGCGCGACGCGCAGGGGCGCGAAGCCATCCGCCGGATGGCGCGCGACTAA
- a CDS encoding SDR family oxidoreductase, giving the protein MQPTSLQDKVVLITGGSSGIGRATALAFGQAGTRVVVTGRDEARLRDTAQELAGRGIAHLTVQADVGVEADARRAVEETVQHFGRLDVLINNAGISMRALFRDADLDVIHRLMQTNFFGTVYTTKFALSYVTQARGSIVGISSIAGYRGLPARTGYSASKFAMHGFLEALRTELLPQGVHVLLACPGFTSSNIRNVALAADGTSQGESPRNEQQMMSSEEVARHLLHAVRHRRRDLVLTRQGKLTVFLNKWLPALTDKLVLNHFRKEEPDFRL; this is encoded by the coding sequence ATGCAACCTACTTCACTACAGGATAAGGTCGTGCTGATTACGGGCGGCTCGTCGGGTATCGGGCGGGCTACGGCCCTGGCGTTTGGGCAGGCCGGGACCCGCGTGGTGGTAACCGGCCGCGACGAAGCCCGCCTGCGCGACACGGCCCAGGAGCTGGCCGGCCGGGGCATTGCCCACCTCACCGTGCAGGCCGACGTGGGCGTGGAAGCCGACGCCCGCCGCGCCGTGGAAGAAACCGTGCAGCACTTCGGCCGCCTGGATGTGCTCATCAACAACGCCGGCATCAGCATGCGTGCCCTGTTCCGCGACGCCGACCTCGACGTGATTCACCGGCTTATGCAAACCAACTTCTTCGGGACGGTGTACACCACCAAGTTTGCCTTGTCCTACGTCACGCAGGCCCGTGGCTCCATTGTGGGCATCAGCAGCATAGCCGGCTACCGGGGGCTGCCGGCCCGCACGGGCTACTCGGCCTCCAAGTTTGCCATGCACGGGTTTCTGGAGGCTCTGCGCACCGAGCTGCTGCCCCAGGGTGTGCACGTGCTGCTGGCCTGCCCCGGCTTCACCAGCTCCAACATCCGCAATGTGGCCCTGGCCGCCGACGGCACTTCCCAGGGTGAGTCGCCGCGCAACGAGCAGCAGATGATGAGCAGCGAAGAAGTGGCCCGCCACCTGCTGCACGCCGTGCGCCACCGCCGCCGCGACCTGGTGCTCACCCGCCAGGGCAAGCTCACCGTCTTCCTCAACAAGTGGCTGCCCGCCCTCACCGACAAGCTCGTCCTCAACCACTTCCGCAAGGAAGAGCCGGACTTTCGGTTGTGA
- a CDS encoding SH3 domain-containing protein — protein MLKKVQLFFLFLALFCQGVQAQKVTPSLIKADSLFEAGRVAQAYPLYRQAREQDGVQSARQLLRMAYVQEELGHYPAALYYLSVAQLWQPRHDTWQKMADLAQEHRLTGYPNTWRQNLAITFQRYYYRLLQGLLVLAVVGGTLLLVRRRTAGRIWWGAYAAYLVGVGLFLNLLAPGRVGLVARPRVPLMAGPSAGAAWLTTAAAGDRFEVRGQQDIWYRVRWQGRDAYIRRPDLLLVE, from the coding sequence TTGCTGAAAAAAGTCCAGCTTTTTTTTCTGTTTCTGGCGCTGTTTTGCCAAGGCGTTCAGGCCCAAAAAGTTACTCCCAGCCTCATTAAGGCCGATTCTTTGTTCGAGGCCGGGCGGGTGGCGCAGGCCTATCCGCTGTACCGGCAGGCGCGGGAGCAGGACGGGGTGCAGTCGGCGCGGCAGCTGCTGCGCATGGCCTACGTGCAGGAGGAGCTGGGGCACTACCCGGCGGCCTTGTACTACCTGAGCGTGGCCCAGCTCTGGCAGCCCCGCCACGATACCTGGCAGAAAATGGCCGACCTGGCGCAGGAGCACCGCCTCACGGGCTACCCCAACACCTGGCGGCAAAACCTGGCAATTACGTTTCAGCGCTACTACTACCGGCTGCTCCAAGGGCTGCTAGTGCTGGCAGTGGTGGGCGGCACCTTGCTGCTGGTGCGCCGCCGCACGGCGGGCCGCATCTGGTGGGGCGCCTACGCAGCCTACCTGGTGGGAGTAGGGTTGTTTCTGAATCTGCTGGCACCCGGCCGCGTGGGCCTGGTGGCCCGGCCGCGGGTCCCGCTCATGGCCGGGCCCAGCGCCGGCGCCGCCTGGCTGACCACCGCCGCCGCCGGCGACCGGTTCGAGGTGCGGGGCCAGCAGGACATCTGGTACCGAGTGCGCTGGCAAGGCCGCGACGCCTACATCCGCCGCCCTGATTTGCTGCTGGTGGAATGA